One genomic segment of Cardinium endosymbiont of Philonthus spinipes includes these proteins:
- a CDS encoding valine--tRNA ligase: MTKPFLPQRYNFLERESHWRRFWETEALYSWDPTASRSDTFVVDTPPPTISGQLHIGHACSYAQADFIVRFQRMLGKNIFYPMGFDDNGLPTERLVEKQKGVRAASMDRAAFIGLCQEVVATQEEHFRNLFKAMALSVDWSLEYQTISPLSRKLSQMSFLSLLKKGELYRSAQPMLWDPVDGTALAQADIEDKERTAYMHEILFTHEATQAPLAIATTRPELLPACVALFYHPDDPRYQQLAHTYAIAPIFNIRVPILADTLVQPNKGTGLVMCCTFGDQTDIIWWKKHQLPTCIILNKQGRVTHAGPLEGLKVTEAREKIIQILKEQSFLVKQTLVHQSVKCAERSGAPLEILTTPQWFVRTIDHKAALLAKIDQLKWHPASMQHRLKEWVGGVAWDWCMSRQRYFGVPFPVWYSKRAGEEGKVLLPTIAQLPVNPLEDLPIGYTREEVEPDYDVMDTWATSSISPQLSSHAIDKDYSVDYNRHLQLFPMDLRPQAHEIIRTWAFYTLLKAHLHEDSLPWKNVMIHGWCLASDKQKMSKSKGNVLLPEKLLETYGADVIRYWAANARLGADTHYCDNVMKNGKRLVTKLWNAGKFILSHFDQVEGFNQLFEWQKITHTLDKWLLQSLAELTKKVHLQFLSYGYAEALESVERFFWSVFCDDYIEISKARVYDSPLSKAVCDAQFLGEVQSSTAEYSPVFEEHRLASTPKLPLEIEFRKRAGLQQDRQGQSSAMLTLYHAFYGLLQLFAPILPYITEELAQGMYPHKGSIHQRGNWPKWPLDTMLSQAELDQVAHLREIIGLVRKAKADGKRSIKAPIELLAIRGTVLDEDLREDLQAVTAATEVVFGDLALDGMELQVVGKQCAIGIVWG, translated from the coding sequence ATGACTAAGCCCTTCTTGCCACAACGGTATAATTTTTTAGAACGGGAAAGCCATTGGCGCCGCTTTTGGGAAACAGAGGCGTTATATAGCTGGGACCCCACTGCTTCTCGTTCAGATACTTTTGTAGTAGACACACCGCCTCCTACTATTTCTGGGCAGCTGCACATAGGCCATGCTTGCAGCTATGCACAAGCTGATTTTATTGTACGCTTTCAACGCATGTTGGGTAAAAATATTTTTTATCCGATGGGATTTGATGACAATGGTTTGCCTACAGAACGGTTGGTAGAAAAACAAAAAGGTGTGCGTGCAGCCAGTATGGATAGGGCAGCTTTTATAGGGTTATGTCAAGAGGTAGTGGCTACACAAGAGGAACATTTTAGGAATCTTTTTAAGGCTATGGCATTGTCTGTTGACTGGAGCCTAGAATATCAGACGATTAGCCCATTGTCTCGTAAGCTTTCGCAGATGTCTTTTTTGTCACTTTTAAAGAAAGGTGAGCTATACCGTAGTGCACAGCCTATGTTGTGGGATCCAGTAGATGGTACTGCTTTGGCACAAGCGGATATTGAAGATAAGGAGCGTACTGCTTATATGCATGAGATCCTATTTACACATGAAGCGACGCAGGCTCCCTTAGCCATTGCTACGACCAGGCCGGAGTTGTTGCCTGCTTGTGTGGCTTTGTTCTACCATCCAGATGACCCGCGTTACCAACAGCTTGCCCATACTTATGCCATTGCCCCTATATTTAACATCAGGGTTCCTATTTTAGCAGATACCTTGGTGCAACCCAATAAGGGAACTGGTTTGGTGATGTGTTGTACTTTTGGAGACCAAACTGATATTATATGGTGGAAAAAGCATCAACTACCTACTTGTATCATTCTGAATAAGCAGGGTAGGGTTACGCATGCTGGTCCATTGGAAGGGTTAAAGGTCACAGAAGCACGTGAAAAAATCATTCAAATCTTAAAAGAGCAGTCGTTTTTGGTCAAGCAAACGCTCGTGCATCAATCTGTAAAATGTGCAGAACGTTCTGGCGCGCCCTTAGAGATTTTGACGACTCCTCAATGGTTCGTACGGACCATAGACCATAAAGCAGCACTGTTGGCTAAAATTGATCAACTCAAATGGCACCCTGCTTCGATGCAGCATAGGCTCAAGGAATGGGTAGGTGGTGTGGCTTGGGATTGGTGTATGAGCCGCCAGCGTTATTTTGGCGTACCTTTTCCTGTTTGGTATTCTAAGAGGGCTGGAGAGGAAGGTAAAGTTTTGTTGCCCACTATAGCCCAACTGCCTGTGAATCCTCTTGAGGATCTGCCGATAGGCTATACAAGGGAAGAGGTAGAGCCGGACTATGATGTGATGGATACTTGGGCAACGAGTAGTATTTCGCCACAGCTTTCTTCTCATGCGATTGATAAGGACTATAGTGTGGATTATAATAGACATCTGCAGTTATTTCCTATGGATTTGCGGCCACAAGCCCATGAAATTATACGGACTTGGGCCTTTTATACCTTGCTGAAAGCCCATTTGCATGAGGATAGTCTGCCTTGGAAAAATGTTATGATCCATGGGTGGTGTCTGGCGTCAGATAAGCAGAAAATGTCTAAGTCTAAAGGCAATGTGTTGCTACCTGAAAAGCTTTTAGAAACATATGGGGCGGATGTTATCCGTTATTGGGCAGCCAATGCGCGTTTGGGTGCAGATACGCACTATTGTGATAATGTGATGAAAAATGGAAAACGGTTGGTTACGAAGTTATGGAATGCCGGCAAGTTTATTTTGAGCCATTTTGATCAAGTAGAAGGGTTCAATCAGCTGTTTGAGTGGCAAAAGATCACCCATACGCTAGATAAATGGCTGTTACAATCACTAGCAGAACTGACTAAAAAGGTTCATCTGCAGTTCCTATCCTATGGGTATGCCGAGGCGTTGGAGTCGGTAGAAAGATTTTTTTGGTCTGTGTTTTGTGATGATTATATTGAGATTAGTAAAGCCAGGGTTTATGATAGCCCTCTTTCGAAAGCGGTTTGTGATGCGCAATTTTTAGGAGAAGTGCAGTCGAGCACCGCAGAATACTCGCCTGTATTTGAGGAGCATAGACTAGCTTCGACACCAAAATTGCCATTAGAAATCGAGTTTCGAAAGAGGGCTGGGTTGCAGCAGGATAGGCAGGGGCAGTCTAGCGCTATGCTAACGCTTTACCATGCCTTTTATGGTCTGTTACAGCTTTTTGCGCCTATTTTACCCTATATCACGGAAGAACTTGCTCAGGGGATGTATCCCCATAAAGGCTCTATTCACCAAAGGGGTAATTGGCCCAAATGGCCATTGGATACTATGCTCAGTCAAGCGGAATTAGACCAGGTTGCCCATCTTAGGGAAATCATTGGGTTGGTACGTAAGGCGAAAGCTGATGGTAAGCGTTCTATAAAGGCGCCGATTGAGTTGTTGGCCATTAGGGGTACGGTTTTAGATGAGGATTTACGTGAAGACCTTCAAGCTGTGACGGCTGCTACAGAGGTTGTGTTTGGTGACCTGGCGTTGGATGGTATGGAGTTGCAGGTGGTGGGTAAACAGTGTGCGATAGGGATTGTGTGGGGGTAA
- the hemW gene encoding radical SAM family heme chaperone HemW has translation MPLIQEQPKSHAGIYLHIPFCKQACHYCDFHFSTNLKLKSLVVDSMLQEIALRQDYLKGTPITSIYFGGGTPSLLTLTEIEQLLHQVVRCFPIAPGAEITLEANPDDLTLAKLQGLHHMGVNRLSIGIQSFNDQTLRYVNRAHTSSMAKNSVEWARMAGFDNLSIDLIYAMPGTTTLDWHADLTQALLLEPEHISAYCLTIKPKTVFGYWHQQGSMIEIDESLAAEQFELMVEVCSKQGYVHYEISNFCKPGKYSRHNTNYWKSGPYIGIGPGAHGYNGLQRQWNIANNALYSKAIQNGKLSYTSETLTIANHVNEYIMTSIRTCWGCDLDWIREKYAIDLLVTQKDYLEKITLLKLAYWIGHTLYLTNSGKLLADKIAGDLFVDG, from the coding sequence ATGCCCTTGATCCAAGAACAGCCAAAAAGCCATGCAGGCATCTATCTCCACATTCCATTTTGCAAGCAAGCTTGCCACTATTGTGACTTCCATTTTAGTACAAACTTGAAACTCAAATCCTTGGTAGTCGATAGTATGCTTCAAGAAATCGCACTCCGTCAGGATTACTTAAAAGGCACACCCATTACCAGCATTTATTTTGGCGGTGGTACACCTTCTCTCTTAACCCTTACTGAAATAGAACAGTTGCTTCACCAAGTGGTACGATGCTTTCCCATAGCGCCAGGAGCAGAAATTACCCTAGAGGCCAATCCGGATGACTTAACCCTTGCAAAATTGCAAGGACTGCACCATATGGGTGTCAATAGACTTAGCATAGGCATACAGTCTTTTAATGATCAGACACTGCGTTATGTGAATCGAGCCCATACCAGTTCCATGGCAAAAAATAGTGTAGAATGGGCACGTATGGCTGGCTTCGATAACTTAAGTATAGACCTCATCTACGCGATGCCGGGTACAACTACCCTCGATTGGCATGCCGATCTCACACAAGCCCTATTGCTAGAACCAGAGCATATCTCTGCCTATTGTTTGACCATTAAGCCCAAAACAGTCTTTGGCTATTGGCACCAACAAGGCAGTATGATCGAAATAGATGAAAGCTTAGCAGCCGAACAGTTTGAATTAATGGTCGAAGTCTGTAGCAAACAGGGATATGTCCACTATGAAATTTCTAATTTTTGTAAACCGGGAAAATATTCCAGGCACAATACAAACTATTGGAAATCCGGCCCATACATAGGTATAGGACCCGGTGCACATGGCTATAATGGTCTGCAAAGACAATGGAATATTGCCAATAATGCGCTGTATAGTAAAGCCATTCAAAATGGTAAACTGTCCTATACCTCCGAAACCTTAACCATAGCCAATCATGTAAATGAATATATTATGACCAGCATCAGAACCTGTTGGGGATGTGATCTCGATTGGATTCGTGAAAAATATGCTATTGACCTGTTGGTCACCCAAAAGGATTATTTAGAAAAAATAACCCTTTTGAAATTAGCCTATTGGATCGGTCATACCCTTTATTTAACAAATAGTGGTAAATTGCTAGCTGATAAAATAGCGGGTGATCTTTTTGTGGATGGTTGA
- a CDS encoding ABC transporter ATP-binding protein codes for MRIYARILDYAGSLRKRAFVYFFAILLSIFFGLATYGLVIPLLKVLFNQEELNRLLLAAPIRPKWQLDIGYLTALLNYFFVKIIVDYGKINALCLLACLFMLSNAMSGFFRYIADLTMAKVRIHLVHNLRLALFQRSLDLPVQYFTDTKKGDVMARITVDIQEVEHAVADALRLFLKEPTQLFCYIVVLFYMSPKLSLFTLLFLPIVGWAIAAIIQSLRKWTDETQKSLGNLMNLIEETISGMAIIKIFGAQKYAVEQFSKESKLYAHTNSAVAKKSCMMAPLSESLSLVAVSIMLAYGGHLVLLDRSALTPSTFIAYIIICSQTLIPIKMISRSIGHIQRGIAAGRRIFNLLDQKPQIKAVTGKHTCTTFKASIAFKNVSFSYDGSKEVLHQINFTLQKGETVALVGASGSGKSTLLALLSGLYQPDDGVIEIDHLPLDQISAPSLHHLMGVVTQESILFHDTVLNNILLNRQGVSQEEVIKAAKVACADDFIMRLPKGYDTIIGENGNKLSGGQRQRICIARAVLGNPPILVLDEATSALDTASERSVQEGLQLLIKDKTSIIVAHRLSTIYHADKIIVLEQGKIVEQGTHSSLLAQGGVYKQLFLLQQG; via the coding sequence ATGCGCATTTATGCTAGGATTTTAGATTACGCAGGCTCTTTAAGGAAGCGCGCTTTTGTTTATTTTTTTGCCATTTTGCTATCCATTTTTTTTGGATTGGCTACCTATGGCTTAGTAATTCCTTTGCTCAAGGTGCTGTTTAACCAAGAGGAGCTCAACCGCTTGCTATTAGCAGCACCAATAAGGCCAAAATGGCAGCTAGACATCGGCTATCTTACCGCCTTATTGAATTATTTTTTTGTAAAAATCATTGTTGATTACGGTAAAATCAATGCACTCTGTCTCTTGGCATGTTTATTTATGCTCTCCAATGCTATGAGTGGATTTTTTAGATACATAGCAGACCTTACCATGGCCAAGGTACGCATCCATCTTGTCCATAACCTACGCTTGGCACTCTTTCAAAGAAGCTTGGACCTTCCGGTGCAGTACTTTACAGATACTAAAAAGGGAGATGTGATGGCACGCATTACAGTTGATATTCAAGAAGTTGAACATGCTGTGGCCGATGCATTGCGGCTATTTTTAAAGGAACCCACTCAACTTTTTTGTTATATAGTTGTGTTATTTTATATGTCTCCAAAGCTTAGCCTTTTTACCTTATTATTTTTACCCATTGTGGGGTGGGCCATAGCTGCGATTATACAATCCCTGCGTAAATGGACAGATGAAACCCAAAAGTCGCTGGGGAATTTAATGAACCTGATTGAAGAAACCATAAGTGGTATGGCTATCATCAAAATTTTTGGAGCGCAAAAATATGCTGTGGAGCAGTTTAGTAAAGAAAGCAAGCTATATGCCCATACCAATAGCGCTGTAGCCAAAAAATCCTGTATGATGGCGCCGCTATCTGAATCTTTAAGCCTAGTAGCAGTTTCCATTATGTTGGCTTATGGTGGCCATTTGGTCCTTTTGGATCGCAGTGCGCTGACCCCTAGTACTTTTATTGCTTATATCATTATTTGTTCCCAAACCCTTATACCGATCAAAATGATTTCAAGATCTATTGGACATATTCAACGTGGCATAGCTGCTGGAAGACGTATTTTTAATTTATTAGATCAAAAACCACAGATTAAAGCGGTGACAGGGAAACATACCTGCACCACCTTCAAAGCCTCAATAGCTTTTAAAAATGTCTCTTTTTCCTATGACGGTAGCAAGGAGGTCTTACATCAGATTAATTTTACCCTTCAAAAGGGCGAAACTGTGGCATTGGTTGGTGCATCTGGCTCAGGTAAATCTACCCTTTTAGCGCTCTTATCCGGCCTTTACCAACCAGATGATGGTGTTATTGAAATAGATCATTTACCGCTTGATCAGATTAGTGCTCCATCGCTCCATCATTTGATGGGTGTGGTCACCCAGGAGTCTATTTTATTTCACGATACTGTTTTGAATAATATTTTGCTAAATAGGCAAGGAGTCAGTCAGGAGGAGGTTATAAAAGCAGCTAAAGTAGCTTGCGCAGATGATTTTATCATGCGGTTGCCGAAAGGATACGATACCATTATTGGAGAAAACGGCAACAAGCTCTCTGGGGGTCAGAGGCAACGCATTTGCATTGCTAGAGCGGTATTGGGGAATCCACCTATCTTGGTATTAGATGAAGCCACCTCAGCTTTAGACACCGCTTCTGAACGAAGCGTACAGGAAGGTCTTCAATTACTTATTAAAGATAAGACTTCTATTATAGTAGCCCATAGGCTCAGTACCATTTATCATGCCGATAAAATTATCGTCTTGGAGCAAGGGAAAATAGTAGAACAAGGCACCCATTCCAGTTTACTTGCACAAGGAGGAGTCTATAAACAATTGTTTCTCTTGCAGCAAGGTTAG
- a CDS encoding AAA family ATPase, producing the protein MPKINALPIGYSDVKSVIDTGYYVDKTRYAQALIEKRNPIFIARPRRFGKSLFINTLATICNGEQEIFKDYHIGKPENGYQWKKYPLINLNFSSLNNNPNKLEGSLKNELSRIADAYKVAIQDRDIQDRLKDLVRLLSNLGNGYEPKPVVLIDEYDSPIVNLTKGSDLEKANIKVMKDFFMTLKSLNDHFQLTFITGVSKFSLSDVFSGANHLKDITIDASADAMFGYTQQEILTIFSKNLEYIAKNWSEKANKKITESEVMRSIATYYNGYKF; encoded by the coding sequence ATGCCTAAGATAAATGCACTACCTATTGGTTATTCAGATGTCAAATCAGTTATTGACACAGGCTATTACGTAGATAAAACTCGGTATGCCCAAGCGTTAATTGAAAAGAGAAACCCTATCTTTATAGCTCGGCCTCGTAGATTTGGCAAATCTCTCTTTATTAATACACTCGCTACCATTTGTAACGGAGAACAAGAAATATTTAAAGATTACCATATAGGTAAACCAGAGAACGGCTATCAGTGGAAGAAATATCCACTGATTAACCTAAACTTTTCTAGCCTGAACAACAATCCTAATAAACTAGAAGGCAGCTTAAAAAATGAGTTGAGTAGAATAGCTGATGCATATAAGGTAGCCATTCAAGATCGAGATATACAAGATCGACTAAAGGATTTGGTTCGCCTACTCTCAAATTTAGGCAATGGCTATGAACCTAAGCCAGTCGTGTTGATAGACGAGTATGACTCGCCTATTGTTAATTTAACCAAAGGCTCCGACCTAGAAAAAGCCAATATCAAGGTCATGAAAGACTTCTTTATGACTTTAAAGTCACTAAATGACCACTTTCAGCTCACCTTTATCACTGGTGTAAGCAAATTTAGCTTATCCGATGTTTTTTCAGGCGCTAATCATTTAAAAGATATTACCATTGATGCATCTGCTGATGCCATGTTTGGTTATACACAACAAGAAATCCTAACTATTTTCTCAAAAAATTTAGAATATATTGCTAAAAATTGGAGTGAAAAAGCAAATAAAAAAATCACTGAATCAGAAGTAATGAGATCTATTGCAACTTATTACAATGGTTATAAATTTTGA
- a CDS encoding IS5 family transposase, with amino-acid sequence MSLKQTKQLSFSDISANKRKCKHTFFDQINKLVNWSVVEKALRLHYPKGLRLSGKPAYSPLLLFKMLLLQTWYGLSDYAVEEEVNDRITFSRFCGISMDSSVPDHSVLSRFRTTLTEKNALEKLLHIINNQLSDHGVLVQNGSAAVDASITPTPRRPKGKKSYDLHEDGTITTAESYQKGVDPEASWIKKGHHLYYGYKRHVLVESKEGLVLAVGTTKASSHDSGHLQVLLDKVRLKSGSRLYADKGYSGSPNENLLKKKKLKSAIQKKGARNNPLSPTAKRFNKLVSKTRYKVERVFGSIKSWFRSSGARYIGLAKTHTQHVMEAIAYNLYRSPNIILRGI; translated from the coding sequence ATGTCGCTCAAGCAAACTAAGCAATTAAGTTTTTCAGATATTTCCGCCAATAAGCGTAAGTGCAAACACACTTTCTTTGATCAAATCAACAAGCTAGTTAATTGGTCAGTAGTAGAAAAAGCACTCCGATTACATTATCCTAAAGGTTTACGTTTATCAGGCAAACCGGCCTATAGTCCTCTGCTTCTATTCAAAATGCTATTGCTACAGACGTGGTATGGCTTGAGCGACTATGCAGTCGAAGAAGAAGTGAATGATCGTATCACTTTTAGCAGATTTTGTGGTATTTCGATGGATAGTTCTGTTCCAGATCATAGTGTACTAAGTAGATTTAGAACTACCCTTACAGAGAAGAATGCTTTAGAAAAGTTATTGCATATCATTAATAATCAGCTATCTGATCATGGTGTATTGGTTCAAAACGGTTCAGCAGCTGTAGATGCTTCTATTACCCCTACCCCTAGACGCCCTAAAGGTAAAAAAAGCTACGATCTGCATGAAGATGGAACCATAACCACAGCTGAAAGTTATCAAAAAGGAGTAGATCCAGAAGCAAGTTGGATAAAAAAAGGCCATCATCTCTACTATGGCTATAAGCGGCATGTTCTTGTGGAAAGCAAAGAGGGGTTGGTGCTAGCCGTAGGTACCACAAAAGCATCTAGTCATGATAGTGGGCATTTACAGGTATTATTGGATAAAGTAAGGCTAAAATCAGGCAGCAGACTCTATGCAGATAAAGGCTATAGCGGGTCGCCCAACGAAAATTTACTAAAGAAAAAGAAGTTAAAATCAGCTATTCAGAAAAAAGGGGCTAGAAACAATCCTTTATCACCCACTGCTAAACGGTTTAATAAATTAGTATCTAAAACGCGCTATAAAGTAGAACGGGTATTTGGAAGTATTAAAAGTTGGTTCCGTAGCTCAGGAGCCAGATATATAGGCCTTGCTAAAACCCATACGCAACATGTTATGGAGGCAATAGCCTATAACTTATATAGGTCCCCAAACATCATATTAAGAGGTATCTAG
- the ltrA gene encoding group II intron reverse transcriptase/maturase has translation MITCLNTVSAPTDNPSAWNQLPWKKCQKVVMRLQRRIVKAVQKGRWGKVKVLQHLLTRSFSGKALAVKRVTENQGKRTSGVDRQLWSTDKTKFQGIKQLKQRGYKPSPLKRIYISKTNGKRRPLGIPTMKDRAMQALYLFALEPIAETTSDRHSYGFRPKRSCADAIKASHILLAADKHPQWILEGDIKGCFDNINHQWLIKHIPMEKRMLTSWLKAGYIESKKLYHTTAGTPQGGIISPVLANLTLDGLEKLLEERFGKIGSTKRVKIRSGVNIIRYADDFIISGNTREVLENEVKPLLESFLSERGLTLSEEKTKITHINTGFDFLGCNVRKYNKKLIIKPSKEGIKNMLKKARTSIKTNIANTQAIMIKLLNPLLRGWGNYYRHVCAKQAFRKIDHEIMQSLWKWAKRRHPCKGLRWIKHRYFKVRGLRQWVFASSIAGNHLKEIRLLKLSDIPIRRHVKIRADANPLDIRWKKYFEERAMRTKMLQSPCSKEGSLLLVSPQKKPKVENI, from the coding sequence ATGATTACCTGTCTAAACACAGTAAGTGCACCTACCGATAACCCCTCGGCATGGAACCAGCTACCCTGGAAAAAGTGTCAGAAAGTTGTTATGCGGCTACAAAGACGTATTGTTAAGGCGGTCCAAAAAGGAAGATGGGGTAAGGTAAAAGTCTTACAACATCTTCTAACACGGTCTTTTAGTGGGAAAGCCTTGGCGGTAAAAAGAGTAACGGAAAACCAAGGCAAAAGGACATCAGGAGTAGATCGTCAACTATGGTCCACTGATAAGACAAAATTTCAAGGCATCAAGCAATTAAAACAGAGAGGATACAAGCCTTCTCCGCTCAAACGGATCTACATTAGTAAAACCAATGGCAAAAGAAGGCCTCTTGGAATACCTACGATGAAAGACAGGGCCATGCAAGCACTGTATCTGTTTGCGCTGGAACCGATAGCTGAAACAACCAGTGATCGACATTCCTATGGCTTTAGACCGAAAAGATCTTGCGCAGATGCTATCAAAGCGAGTCATATATTGCTTGCAGCAGATAAACATCCGCAATGGATATTAGAGGGTGACATCAAAGGCTGTTTTGATAACATCAACCATCAATGGCTTATTAAGCACATTCCTATGGAAAAGCGGATGCTTACTAGTTGGCTAAAAGCAGGTTACATAGAATCGAAAAAGCTGTATCACACAACTGCAGGTACCCCTCAAGGCGGTATCATCTCTCCAGTATTAGCTAATTTGACTTTAGATGGACTCGAAAAATTATTAGAAGAACGCTTTGGAAAAATTGGCAGTACAAAAAGAGTAAAGATCAGAAGTGGAGTAAACATAATCCGGTATGCGGACGACTTCATTATTTCAGGAAACACACGTGAAGTACTGGAAAATGAAGTCAAACCACTACTAGAGTCTTTCCTTTCTGAAAGAGGTCTTACTCTATCAGAAGAAAAGACAAAGATTACTCATATTAATACAGGGTTCGATTTTCTTGGTTGTAATGTACGTAAATACAATAAGAAATTGATCATAAAACCTTCAAAAGAAGGTATTAAGAACATGCTTAAGAAAGCGCGTACATCAATAAAAACAAACATAGCAAATACACAAGCAATAATGATTAAATTACTCAATCCTCTATTAAGAGGCTGGGGTAACTATTATCGCCATGTATGCGCAAAGCAGGCTTTTAGAAAAATAGACCATGAAATTATGCAGTCACTATGGAAATGGGCAAAGAGAAGACATCCATGCAAAGGATTACGTTGGATAAAGCACCGTTACTTTAAAGTAAGGGGTCTACGCCAGTGGGTCTTTGCTTCATCTATAGCAGGAAACCATTTAAAGGAAATACGTTTACTAAAACTAAGCGATATACCTATAAGACGACATGTTAAAATCAGAGCTGATGCAAATCCTCTAGATATAAGATGGAAAAAGTATTTTGAAGAAAGAGCGATGCGTACAAAAATGTTGCAGAGCCCATGCTCAAAAGAAGGTTCACTACTACTAGTGTCACCACAAAAGAAACCAAAAGTTGAAAACATATGA
- a CDS encoding UDP-N-acetylmuramoyl-tripeptide--D-alanyl-D-alanine ligase: MVAIEALYQKYLTTQSVTTDTRHLAPGALFFAIRGPHFNGNAFAAEALAKGARYVVIDDPTYRISSPAYILVKDSLATLLQLARYHRSQYWADFPVVAITGSYGKTTTKELIYTTLRTTYRAVATKGNLNTPIGVALTLLSMQPDTQIAVVEMGATQLGDIALCCKIASPTHGLITAIGAAHLEGFGNITGVMQGKGELYDYLYLTDGTIFLNTADPLLSTMSKRFTKPITYPQPNDFAPLALAGQEPYLRYKSAEGGVFTTHLLGKAHISNIAAALCVAKYFKVASAAAHQAIQGYIPNNQRMQLVIKGSNQLIIDSYNASPASVQAALDTLVQLKVGYRVVILGDMADLGNETAVWHDQIVQQLCAPHYDRVLLCGPFFTLAAQKQPNTKIECFPDKAALADYLGRHTYQGSGILLKAAHGMAIHTLVEQLK, translated from the coding sequence ATGGTGGCCATAGAAGCACTTTACCAAAAGTATTTAACGACGCAATCTGTAACCACAGATACACGCCATTTGGCTCCAGGTGCACTTTTTTTTGCCATTCGAGGTCCTCACTTTAATGGCAATGCCTTTGCAGCAGAGGCCTTAGCAAAGGGCGCCCGTTATGTAGTGATAGATGACCCTACCTATCGCATCTCTTCACCTGCTTATATCCTAGTAAAGGATAGCCTAGCCACACTGCTACAATTAGCGCGTTACCATCGGTCGCAATATTGGGCTGATTTTCCAGTTGTAGCCATAACTGGTTCTTATGGTAAAACCACCACGAAAGAGCTTATCTATACCACTTTGCGGACTACTTATAGAGCAGTAGCTACCAAGGGAAATTTAAATACACCTATTGGCGTTGCATTAACCCTTTTGTCGATGCAGCCAGACACCCAAATAGCGGTTGTAGAAATGGGGGCTACGCAATTAGGTGATATTGCATTGTGCTGTAAAATAGCCAGCCCCACACATGGCCTCATTACTGCTATTGGAGCAGCGCATCTTGAAGGATTTGGGAATATAACAGGTGTGATGCAAGGGAAAGGCGAGCTATATGATTACCTTTATCTTACTGACGGAACCATTTTTTTGAATACTGCAGACCCTTTGTTGTCTACCATGAGTAAGCGATTTACAAAACCTATTACCTACCCACAACCTAATGACTTTGCACCGCTAGCATTGGCCGGACAGGAGCCTTATTTGCGCTATAAATCAGCAGAAGGAGGGGTATTTACCACCCATTTATTAGGGAAAGCGCATATCAGCAATATCGCAGCAGCCCTTTGTGTTGCCAAATACTTTAAGGTAGCCAGTGCAGCAGCCCATCAAGCCATTCAAGGTTATATCCCGAACAATCAACGGATGCAATTGGTGATTAAAGGGAGCAATCAATTGATTATAGACAGTTATAATGCGAGTCCTGCTTCGGTTCAGGCAGCACTAGATACGTTGGTACAGTTAAAGGTGGGCTACCGGGTGGTTATCTTAGGGGACATGGCTGACTTAGGGAACGAAACGGCTGTTTGGCACGACCAAATTGTTCAACAGCTTTGTGCGCCCCACTATGACCGTGTACTGCTATGTGGTCCTTTTTTTACCCTTGCTGCGCAAAAGCAACCCAATACCAAAATTGAGTGTTTTCCTGATAAAGCAGCATTGGCAGATTATCTAGGTAGGCATACCTATCAAGGTAGTGGTATTTTATTAAAAGCGGCGCATGGTATGGCCATACATACGCTAGTAGAGCAGTTGAAATGA
- a CDS encoding DUF2795 domain-containing protein — translation MYWTLELVSHLEDAPWPATKDELIDYAKRSGAPFEVIRNLEELDDDDYPYTSIEEIWPDYPTGDDFIFNEDEY, via the coding sequence ATGTATTGGACACTTGAATTAGTATCGCATCTAGAAGATGCCCCTTGGCCAGCTACCAAGGATGAGTTAATAGACTATGCCAAACGGTCAGGCGCACCTTTTGAGGTGATTAGAAATCTAGAGGAATTGGATGATGATGATTATCCATATACATCTATTGAAGAAATATGGCCTGATTACCCAACAGGTGATGATTTTATCTTCAACGAAGATGAATATTAA